The Moorena producens PAL-8-15-08-1 genomic interval GTTCGTGCATTCAGGCTGGCGTTATAGTCACGGTCTTTGACTTCACCGCAAACCTCACAATCAAAAACTCGTTCTTTAAGTGGCATTTCCTGAACATGACCACAACTAGAACAAGTTTTAGTGGATGGGTAGAATCTATCTACAAATACCAATGAGCAACCGTACCACTCAGACTTGTATTCGACTTGACTACGAATTTCATAAAGAGCGGAGCGGAATCGGCTATCGCACCTGCGTTCCTTATGGTTTTTTAGCAGACCGGAAACATTTAGATCTTCTAACCCAATGACTGCGTGGTTTTTGCAAAGCCAAGAGGTTAATTTGTGAATTGCATCTTTCCGGATGTTAGCAACACGTTGATGGGCTTTAGCTAATTTCAGCTTTGTCTTATTTCTATTGGCAGAACCCATAGTTCTTCTAGATAGTTCTCGTTGAAGTCTAGCCAGCTTTTTCTGAGCTTGTTTGTAAGCTCTAGGATTAGGAAATACAGTCCCATCTGAACAGGTGGCTAGAACTTTAACCCCGACATCAACACCTAGATATTCTCTACATTTAACAGTGGGTTCAGGTTCCAACTCGTAGGCCAAAGAAATATACCAAGAATCGGCTACTCGACTGATTGTAACCCGCTTCGTCTGGATTCCAGGTAAAGGTTCATAAGTGCTAATCCACCCAATAAAAGGGAGTTTCAACCGAGTTCCTGAAAACTCCATGACCTTCCCACAATTATCTAGGGTGAAGCTATCATTTCTACCTTTCTTCTTGAACTTAGGGTGTTGATATCTCCCTTGAAAGAATCGGTTAAACGCTTCTCCTAAGTGCCTGAATACGAATTGATAAACCCTATAACTTAAGGTATACTGCCAAGGATATTGAGGTTTAACATGATTGGTATAGAACTTTTTCAGCTTGTTAGCAGAAGGCTTTAGCCCGGCTTTATAGGATTCGTTCCACATATTTTTTAAAGCCCAATTCCAAAGCAACCTAGAATACCCAGCGTGTTGAGCCATCAAGGTTTTTTTTCTATTATTAAGTTTTAACTTGGTCTTGAAGGCTCGTTGCATAAGTCTGGGTCATTCTTAATTTTGCTTTGATACTAAGCGAGCAGCTCGGCGCTGTCAGTCATGGAGTTTTAATGGCTTTGATTATCCCTGCCGTTTCCCATCAAGCTCACGTTCTGACATTGACCCCGACTCACTCAGCAGCAACTCTGAGTTTGATGTACTTAGTCACCGAGCTACCTTTGACGACATAATGATCGTATCGTTTTGTACCGCAAATCGTCAACTAAGTTACTCCTCTATGATAGTTCTAAAATTTCATCTCACTAACTAGCCAAGAGGTAGCTTAACACTTCCGGATCTATACAGACGAGGTTTTCTTGCCTCGCTAGCTAGATTTTTTATAACGTTTTTCCTATCTCAGTTCAACTGTGAGTTCAACGACTCAGAGCATTTAAGAATTTCTGGATACCTGAGAAGAACGACTGTTTTTTTTGGGCAGATGGTATATTTTGAGCATCTTCTGGGCTAGTTGTGTTAACTAGATTTGCCTTAAGTATAATTTGCTCAATAGCCTCTGTTGTCGGTTTGCTGGTTTCTTCAGTCACTAACTGATACTCATCATCAATTTCTAGCCATACTTGCCACACAGAAGGGTAACAACGCCATAGAGCCCCTCCTGGAAAGGGTCGCAGATAATAACAAGACTGCAGAGTTTTCAGGAAGCGATCGCGCAACTGACGTGCGGCATAGCCAATCCCTACAATTGAGACATCTTCCAGCTGAGGATTTAGGATTACACAGGGGCGATCCCCAGCCAAATTACAAATCTTTTCCACTTGGCCTACTTCCACTGCAGACGGGCCCACTAGCAAGAAAACCTGGTCATCATCATCAATTCTAGTTTCTGCTGGGGAGCGACTGGTGCCAACATCAGTAATTTTAAACGGTACCTCTCCCCAGTCACGAAGGGCAAGGGCTGAAGCACCAGTATCAGGAAAGAATATTTTCAGTCCGGAGCCATACTGCTCAAAAATAGGAATAAATGCTTGGGCAATTGACTGGGCTTGCAGGGCAATTTCTGGAAAGACCAACTCCACTTGTACCCTGGTTTGACCATCATCTAGGGCGGCTTTGGTCGCTTCTTTAGCTTGAGCGATCGCATCTTCTAAGGTCAAAGGAAGTTCACTCATGAGTCTGTCCGTATGTGTCTTTATCAAAGACTTTAATACTAATGACTTCAAAGATAAATGTCTCGCCACATTAATTCCACCCAATCAACCCTACCCATAGGAGCAATTGAGCCTTTTTTTAGCAAAGTTAGACCTTGGATAATGCTGGTTGTGGCATCAGTCGTTCTAAAATTTGCTTGAGTACCATCACCGTCCAATCTACATCAGCTTCTGTGGTATCTCGCCCCAGTGTCAACCGAATTCCAGCCAAAGCAGCTGGAGCATTGTAACCCATTGCTAACAATATCGGACTCGGACTAAGTTTACCACTGTGGCAAGCGGAACCTGCACTAATCCCAATACCAGCCTGATTCAACTGACGCACTATAGTTTTGCCAGTCACCCCCTCAGTAGGGGAAGTCACACAAAAACTAACATGATGGGGTAAGCGATAGTCTCTAGAACCAGTGGGAATGAGATTGGGGGTATCAGCCAGTTGGTCAAACATGCGATCGCGTAATCGAATTAACCGAGGTGTCTCTTTTAGCATTTGCACTGCTGCTAGTTCTGCCGCCATGCCAAACCCAGCAATCAGTGGCAACGCCTGGGTTCCAGACCGCAATCGGGATTCTTGTCCACCACCGGATATCAGGGGCACTAACTCCACACCAGGGCGGATATACAGTGCCCCTGATCCCATCGGACCATAAATTTTGTGACTGGAAATCGACAGCAAATCCACCGGTAGTTGTTGAACATCGATCGATAGCCGTCCTGCTACTTGAACTGCATCGGTATGAAACAGAACACCCTGTTGACGAGCAATTTGTCCAAGTTTATAAATAGGTTGGAGCGTACCTACTTCACTTTGACCGTAAATGACGGAGACTAAAACTGTATTTGCCTGTAGGGCAGCTTTTAAATCACCGGGATTGACCATTCCCAGAGAATCCACTGGTAGCCTAGTCACTTGCCAACCCCACTGTTCCAACCAGGCTACTGGTTGAGCGATCGCAGAATGCTCTACACTAGAAATAATCATATGCTGGGGTGTTTTGTAGCCTTGAGCAACCCCC includes:
- a CDS encoding RNA-guided endonuclease InsQ/TnpB family protein is translated as MQRAFKTKLKLNNRKKTLMAQHAGYSRLLWNWALKNMWNESYKAGLKPSANKLKKFYTNHVKPQYPWQYTLSYRVYQFVFRHLGEAFNRFFQGRYQHPKFKKKGRNDSFTLDNCGKVMEFSGTRLKLPFIGWISTYEPLPGIQTKRVTISRVADSWYISLAYELEPEPTVKCREYLGVDVGVKVLATCSDGTVFPNPRAYKQAQKKLARLQRELSRRTMGSANRNKTKLKLAKAHQRVANIRKDAIHKLTSWLCKNHAVIGLEDLNVSGLLKNHKERRCDSRFRSALYEIRSQVEYKSEWYGCSLVFVDRFYPSTKTCSSCGHVQEMPLKERVFDCEVCGEVKDRDYNASLNARTFCRRLFGLSLWNRKCRHPMKNQVTGKKQEGNFNTVFTGLYQFLVAGNRRTCQGKRLKMFA
- a CDS encoding DUF1995 family protein codes for the protein MSELPLTLEDAIAQAKEATKAALDDGQTRVQVELVFPEIALQAQSIAQAFIPIFEQYGSGLKIFFPDTGASALALRDWGEVPFKITDVGTSRSPAETRIDDDDQVFLLVGPSAVEVGQVEKICNLAGDRPCVILNPQLEDVSIVGIGYAARQLRDRFLKTLQSCYYLRPFPGGALWRCYPSVWQVWLEIDDEYQLVTEETSKPTTEAIEQIILKANLVNTTSPEDAQNIPSAQKKQSFFSGIQKFLNALSR
- a CDS encoding cysteine desulfurase family protein gives rise to the protein MQIYLDYSANTPPSPEVITTMQEVLTQQWGNPSSLHQWGQRAAIVLERARIQVARLINAPAESITFTSGGTEADNLAVMGVAQGYKTPQHMIISSVEHSAIAQPVAWLEQWGWQVTRLPVDSLGMVNPGDLKAALQANTVLVSVIYGQSEVGTLQPIYKLGQIARQQGVLFHTDAVQVAGRLSIDVQQLPVDLLSISSHKIYGPMGSGALYIRPGVELVPLISGGGQESRLRSGTQALPLIAGFGMAAELAAVQMLKETPRLIRLRDRMFDQLADTPNLIPTGSRDYRLPHHVSFCVTSPTEGVTGKTIVRQLNQAGIGISAGSACHSGKLSPSPILLAMGYNAPAALAGIRLTLGRDTTEADVDWTVMVLKQILERLMPQPALSKV